The window ATGCGCCGAAGGTGTCTATGAATTTGACTGCATAGCCGTCCATTGCTGATGAATGATAGAAGGGCGAGGAAAGTCTTGCGAACACAGGCTCGGCAGTGACCCGCCCCAGGGAGTCAGCCGCATTGATTATTTCAGCATTTAGGGGTTTTCCCTTACCTTCGGAATTAAGTTTGTTGAGCCATTTGTCAATGGCCTCCTGAAGTGGGGTATTTTCAAGATAAATCTCGCGCTTCAATGAAACCTCCTCCTCGCTTATCGCTGGATTCGGGATATAGGGTTTGGCAACAGCTTCATTATAATATAACATTAGTGTCCGCTAAAGGCTAAAAAACTATTGATAATACATAATTTTTATTGCTCATGTTTAATAAGACTTTTTAAAGTCATTCCTGCCCCGTGTCGTCATTCCTGCGAAAGCAGGAATCCATGCACGGGGTAAACTTCAGCAGGAATCCAGACGCCGTCCCCCATTGTAGGGGCAACCCTATGTGGTTGCCCTCATGTGGGTGGCCACACAGGGCCGCCCCTACATTACACAGGAAATCCTGGATTCCCGTTTACACGGGAATGACAACTTAAAAAATTACTAATTTTTTTATCGGACACTATTGATAATATAATTAATTATATATAACCCAAATCCAGTCCTGCTTATCGCTGGATTTAAGTATAATACAACTTATGAGCAGGCGCCTGATTAATAAAGTCCAATCCCTCCTTTCTCTTGAGAAGGGCACGGTCTATAAAGACCCCGGAGGCAAGGTAAATATTTGTCTTATTTATCCCAATACCTATTATGTTGGGATGTCCAATCTCGGCTTTCAGGGCATTTATGGAATAATGAATAAAAGACAGGATGTGCTGTGTGAAAGGGCCTTTTTGCCTGATGAAGAAGATATGGGAGAATATATAAGGACAGGTACAGAGCTTTTCAGCCTTGAATCCCGGAGATCGCTGAGTAAATTCGATATCCTTGCCTTTTCAGTATCCTTTGAAAACGACTACCCAAATGTCCTTAAAATCTTAAGCCTTGCCAGAATACCTCTTTATGCTAAGGCAAGGAACAAGACACATCCCCTTGTTATTTCTGGCGGGATATGTGCATTTTTTAACCCCGAGCCCCTTGCTCCTTTTATGGATATGGTCTTTGTTGGTGAGGGTGAGGAGATGCTTATGGAGTTCATTGACTATTTCAGGGAAGGCCATGACAGGGAAGGGCTACTGAAAGGTGCGGGAAAAATCGGGGGCATTTATGTGCCACGCTTTTATGATGTTTATTACAAGGACGATAGAACAATAAAAGAGAGAAAGGCTTTTGATGGGGCGCCTGAAATCATAAAGAAAAGGTGGGAGAAAAACATAGGGGGAGGGATTAAGACATATGTTTTAAGCCCTGATACAGAATTCAGCAATATGTATCTGCTTGAAGCACAGAGGGGCTGCCCCTGGTCATGCAGATTTTGTGTCACAGGGTTTGTCTATAAACCAGTGCGTAGCAAAGATATAGCCCTTCTAAGGGCAGAGGTTGAGGAAGCGACTGCGGTTACAAACCGTATCGGTCTTATAGGTCCCTCACTTACGGATTATCGGGATATAAAGGAGGTATTAAATATCACGGGTGTTGATTTTTCAATTACATCCCTCAGGGCAAGCAGGGGAAGTGGTGAACTCGTTAAACTTTTAAGGGGCCACAAGAGTGTGTCAATTGCCCCTGAAGCTGGGACCGAACGATTGAGAAAGGTTATAAATAAAAAAATTACAGAGGAAGATATCCTTGAAACCGCATGTGCAATCCTCGGTTCCGGCATAGAGACCTTAAGACTTTATTTCATGCTCGGTCTACCAACGGAAACAATGGAGGATATAGAGGGTATCTCTACCATTGTAAAAAAGATAAGGCAGATAAACAAACGCGGAAAAATTAACCTCAGTGTGAGTTCTTTTGTGCCAAAACCCTTTACGCCATTTCAGTGGCTTCCAATGGAGGAGGTTAAATCTTTAAAGGAGAAATTTAAAATACTCAGGCTCATGCTGAGGGAGATACAAGGTGTAAGCGTATTCCACGATGTGCCAAAATGGGCAGAGATGCAGGGCTTTCTCTCAAGGGGAGACAGGAGGACTGCCCCTGTTCTTGAGGCTATTTCTAAGGGTGAGGACTGGAAAAAAGCAGCCGGGACAGCGGGTATAGATATAAATTTTTATGTTTACAGACAGGTGCCTTTTGATGAGATTTTGCCCTGGGATTTTATTGATGTAGGGATTAAAAAAGAGACACTCGTGGCGGAATGCAAAAGTGCCTTATCCCCTCGGAATCGAGTCGCAACGACTTGATTAAATAATCACCAAAAAGGTATATTATCGAAATCTTTAAAGACTTATGGAGGTGAAATATGTTTTTGGATATTGCCTATGCAATGGGTGGAGCGCCAAAGGAAGGTGGGGGAGGCATCGAGACTATGTTTTCTTCCTTTCTGCCTCTGATACTAATTTTTGCTATATTCTACTTTCTCCTTATAAGACCTCAGGCAAAGAAGGCAAAGGAGCACAAGCAGATGCTGGAGAATCTTAAAAAAGGGGATAAGGTAATAACCTCTGGAGGCATATACGGTGTTATAGAAGCCATTGAGGCTAACACAGTAACCCTCAAGATAGCTGAAAATGTAAAGATAAAAATAGGCCGCAACGGCATTGCAGGTTTAAGAAGCGGTGAGGAATAGTCTTTTGGCCCCTACCATAGAGGTCCTTAAAAATGATGCGAGGGCCAGGCTCTATATAGAAGGCGCTGATAAATACCTTGAGACCATTGGTTATACAGAGCATGGTTTCAGGCATGCTGCAAAAGTAGCTGATACAGCTTACTATATACTGAAGGAATTGGGATACCCTGAAGGGGATGCCCAGTTAGTTGCAATGTCAGGCTATCTTCATGATATAGGCAATATCCTCGGGCGTGGAAATCACGACCAGCTGAGCGCTATTCTGAGCAAAGAAATCCTTGAAAAACTCGGTATGGACATGGGTGATACAATAAAGGTTATGAGTGCAATTGGCATCCATGAGAATGAAGATGGAGAAATCCCCGGCCCAATAGCAGCAGCACTTCTTATTGCTGATAAGGCTGATGTCCACAGGAGCAGGGTAAGAAGCCCTGCTATGGTTAGCTCGGATATTCACGACAGGGTTAACTATGCTGCTACAGAGTCTGTGCTTACTGTAGACCCTGAGGCTAAGACCATTACGCTGACGCTTGCAATAGATACAAAAATCTCACAGGTCATAGAGTATTTTGAGATATTTCTCTCGAGGATGAGTATTTGCAGGAAGGCTGCGAGGGCGCTTGCCTGTGAGTTCCAGCTTTACATAAATAATACGAGAATGGCATAAAAAGAGTTAAAAGTTAAGAGTTAAAAGTTAAAAGTTATGGCGAATAAAAAGAAGTTTTTAACTTCTCACTTTTAACTTTCAACTTTTAACTTATCTTTTGGAGGTTAGGTGAAGAAGAATG of the Nitrospirota bacterium genome contains:
- a CDS encoding radical SAM protein: MSRRLINKVQSLLSLEKGTVYKDPGGKVNICLIYPNTYYVGMSNLGFQGIYGIMNKRQDVLCERAFLPDEEDMGEYIRTGTELFSLESRRSLSKFDILAFSVSFENDYPNVLKILSLARIPLYAKARNKTHPLVISGGICAFFNPEPLAPFMDMVFVGEGEEMLMEFIDYFREGHDREGLLKGAGKIGGIYVPRFYDVYYKDDRTIKERKAFDGAPEIIKKRWEKNIGGGIKTYVLSPDTEFSNMYLLEAQRGCPWSCRFCVTGFVYKPVRSKDIALLRAEVEEATAVTNRIGLIGPSLTDYRDIKEVLNITGVDFSITSLRASRGSGELVKLLRGHKSVSIAPEAGTERLRKVINKKITEEDILETACAILGSGIETLRLYFMLGLPTETMEDIEGISTIVKKIRQINKRGKINLSVSSFVPKPFTPFQWLPMEEVKSLKEKFKILRLMLREIQGVSVFHDVPKWAEMQGFLSRGDRRTAPVLEAISKGEDWKKAAGTAGIDINFYVYRQVPFDEILPWDFIDVGIKKETLVAECKSALSPRNRVATT
- the yajC gene encoding preprotein translocase subunit YajC: MFLDIAYAMGGAPKEGGGGIETMFSSFLPLILIFAIFYFLLIRPQAKKAKEHKQMLENLKKGDKVITSGGIYGVIEAIEANTVTLKIAENVKIKIGRNGIAGLRSGEE
- a CDS encoding HD domain-containing protein produces the protein MEVLKNDARARLYIEGADKYLETIGYTEHGFRHAAKVADTAYYILKELGYPEGDAQLVAMSGYLHDIGNILGRGNHDQLSAILSKEILEKLGMDMGDTIKVMSAIGIHENEDGEIPGPIAAALLIADKADVHRSRVRSPAMVSSDIHDRVNYAATESVLTVDPEAKTITLTLAIDTKISQVIEYFEIFLSRMSICRKAARALACEFQLYINNTRMA